The following are from one region of the Staphylococcus argenteus genome:
- a CDS encoding lactococcin 972 family bacteriocin codes for MKNKIFGAILYLSLALGLSTAAYASKEYAEGGTWSHGVGSKYVWSYYYHGHKGHGATAIGKYRSFSGYTRAGVKAKASATKNNWWVNRAYYNIY; via the coding sequence ATGAAGAACAAAATTTTTGGCGCTATATTATATTTATCTTTAGCACTTGGATTATCAACAGCAGCTTATGCATCTAAAGAATACGCAGAAGGAGGCACTTGGAGTCACGGTGTCGGCAGTAAGTATGTTTGGTCTTATTATTATCATGGTCATAAAGGACATGGTGCAACAGCTATTGGAAAATACAGATCATTTAGTGGTTATACGAGAGCTGGTGTAAAAGCAAAAGCATCAGCTACTAAAAATAATTGGTGGGTCAATAGAGCATATTATAACATTTATTAA
- a CDS encoding bacteriocin-associated integral membrane family protein: MKWFKLILDVTIFILIAILLFVYTYKENEEILPDTKYPIAVTDWNKKYSKNEIYKRINQFAKNENVAIYKSTSNYTNKKVDKDIYVFNKSKATPITPFNSKYNIHYINDNELLKKDIKGSYFVKDTNFDVSKFINFLKQYGVSAESYKVNHMMIAVGVIKQMNLVVPLSALLIVYFIYYIFEKNINFKGYAIKYLNGFTLRKIIFEKFSMKCTYWLTLMITQIILTTCILWILNYTGNLDLFILRLVLLSSLFILTISGINLWTFLMLLNLNIANMIKGKQHFKTIRFINTVCKSILLVLISTVIIENASVIKDLNKIKETEKYWNVLDDYYTIEFAPYHETKQSLIDNMVRSEQLVKASEAENNAILFKPKSDSADSDNFSPDEGNVILVNNQFWSIYHKQFQPDIPIKNQKNNVEVIIPQKFHAMRNEINQTYHSWFEFVQNKNNKENKLSMQFINTNDYRIFTFDARDSRHLSFIDSPIIVNVQASDLSNDFYYAMISQGGYLFKNYDALVKNIEKYHLDGEISGITNYKDSVMEIYHENNLKLTVLIFSQIIIAIILVIIILFDVKYYFEQHRKLLVIKKLYGYSTLRANYQYLLINNIFVVFIGILTNVFINSHYLVMIFATILVVQILLQFCSLYYLDRRFNEVIKEF; encoded by the coding sequence ATGAAATGGTTCAAATTAATACTTGATGTTACAATCTTCATTCTAATTGCTATATTGTTATTTGTTTATACATATAAAGAAAACGAAGAAATATTGCCTGATACTAAATATCCTATAGCGGTAACTGACTGGAATAAAAAATATAGTAAAAATGAGATTTATAAACGTATAAATCAATTCGCTAAAAATGAGAATGTAGCAATCTATAAATCAACTTCAAATTATACAAATAAAAAAGTAGATAAAGATATATATGTATTTAATAAATCGAAAGCGACACCTATAACACCGTTTAACTCTAAATATAACATTCACTATATAAATGACAATGAATTATTAAAAAAGGATATCAAAGGGAGTTATTTTGTCAAAGACACAAATTTTGATGTGTCTAAATTTATAAATTTTTTAAAACAATATGGTGTTTCTGCTGAATCATACAAAGTAAATCATATGATGATTGCGGTAGGTGTCATTAAACAAATGAATTTAGTAGTGCCGTTATCCGCACTTTTAATCGTTTATTTTATATATTATATTTTCGAAAAAAACATTAACTTTAAAGGTTATGCGATTAAGTATTTAAATGGTTTTACATTAAGAAAAATAATTTTCGAGAAGTTTTCAATGAAATGTACGTATTGGTTAACGTTAATGATAACTCAAATTATTTTAACTACATGCATACTTTGGATATTAAACTACACAGGTAATTTAGATTTATTCATATTAAGATTAGTTCTTCTTTCAAGTCTTTTTATTTTAACGATTAGTGGTATTAATTTATGGACTTTTTTAATGTTATTAAATTTAAATATTGCCAACATGATTAAAGGTAAGCAGCACTTTAAAACGATACGTTTTATTAATACAGTTTGTAAAAGTATTCTTTTAGTACTAATATCTACCGTAATTATAGAAAATGCTAGCGTAATTAAAGATTTGAATAAAATAAAAGAAACTGAGAAATATTGGAATGTATTAGATGATTATTACACGATTGAATTTGCACCTTATCACGAAACGAAACAAAGTTTGATTGATAATATGGTCCGATCAGAGCAATTAGTAAAGGCTAGTGAAGCAGAAAATAATGCGATTTTATTCAAACCAAAGAGTGACTCCGCTGACAGTGACAACTTTTCGCCTGATGAGGGGAATGTAATATTAGTAAATAATCAGTTTTGGTCGATTTATCACAAGCAGTTTCAACCTGATATTCCGATAAAAAATCAAAAAAATAATGTCGAAGTAATTATTCCACAAAAGTTTCATGCAATGCGTAATGAAATCAATCAAACGTATCATTCATGGTTTGAATTTGTGCAAAATAAAAATAATAAAGAAAATAAGTTATCCATGCAGTTTATAAACACAAATGATTACCGAATTTTTACATTTGATGCACGAGATAGTCGTCATTTGTCATTTATAGATTCTCCAATCATTGTGAATGTTCAAGCCTCAGATTTATCCAATGATTTTTATTATGCCATGATAAGTCAAGGCGGATATTTATTCAAAAATTATGACGCGTTAGTAAAAAATATTGAAAAGTATCATCTTGATGGGGAAATCAGTGGAATAACTAATTATAAAGATAGCGTAATGGAAATCTATCATGAAAACAATCTGAAGTTAACAGTACTCATATTTTCACAAATCATTATTGCAATCATTTTAGTAATTATTATTTTATTTGATGTGAAATATTATTTTGAACAGCATCGAAAATTACTCGTAATCAAAAAACTATATGGCTATTCAACATTAAGAGCAAATTATCAATATTTATTAATAAATAATATTTTTGTTGTTTTTATTGGAATATTAACGAATGTATTTATAAATTCTCATTATTTAGTGATGATATTTGCGACAATTCTCGTAGTTCAAATACTGTTACAGTTTTGTAGCTTATATTATTTAGATAGACGTTTTAATGAAGTTATCAAGGAGTTTTAA
- a CDS encoding YxeA family protein yields MKFIIAILLGLIMAITIAFTIIHHPILDRFNPFLKTEYSFAKVPKGTQQYVNITAYSEKGEKLDYKLTFNGFSPSRTYVEIKHKGQYVISITYVEREETPKEVRQE; encoded by the coding sequence ATGAAATTTATCATTGCAATATTATTAGGATTAATTATGGCTATTACTATTGCGTTCACAATTATACACCATCCAATACTTGATCGTTTTAATCCTTTCTTAAAAACGGAGTACAGCTTTGCCAAAGTACCAAAAGGTACGCAACAATATGTGAATATTACGGCTTATAGTGAAAAAGGGGAAAAACTTGATTATAAATTAACATTTAATGGATTCTCTCCAAGTAGAACATATGTCGAAATAAAGCATAAAGGCCAATATGTTATATCGATAACATATGTTGAAAGAGAGGAAACGCCAAAAGAGGTAAGACAAGAATGA
- a CDS encoding ABC transporter ATP-binding protein, protein MIELKDLTIQKGNTSILKKLNLKFQCGKSYALIGKSGCGKSTLLNAIAGLEKMGKQHIYFNGQEERFKSNFYRDKLGYLFQNYGLIDNMTVNENLEIGLAYKKISKKEKEQLKIRYLEQFGLYDSLKRKVHTLSGGEQQRVALIRMILKDPTIILADEPTGALDPKTGQLIIQTLFNLVDENKVLILATHDMAIANRCDVVIDLEQFKNVVSM, encoded by the coding sequence ATGATAGAATTAAAAGATTTAACTATACAAAAAGGTAATACAAGTATTTTAAAGAAACTTAACTTGAAATTTCAATGTGGAAAATCATATGCACTTATTGGTAAAAGTGGTTGTGGAAAATCTACTTTATTAAATGCAATTGCTGGACTTGAAAAAATGGGGAAACAGCATATTTATTTTAATGGTCAAGAAGAACGATTCAAATCTAATTTTTATAGGGATAAGTTAGGTTATTTATTCCAAAATTATGGACTAATCGATAATATGACTGTAAATGAAAATCTAGAGATTGGATTAGCATATAAAAAAATAAGTAAGAAAGAAAAAGAACAATTAAAAATACGTTATTTAGAACAGTTTGGACTATATGATAGTTTAAAGAGAAAAGTTCATACGTTAAGTGGTGGAGAACAACAACGCGTTGCCCTAATAAGAATGATATTAAAAGATCCAACTATTATTTTAGCAGATGAACCAACAGGTGCATTAGATCCGAAAACTGGACAGTTGATCATTCAAACATTATTTAATTTAGTCGATGAAAATAAAGTACTAATTTTAGCGACACATGATATGGCTATTGCAAATCGATGTGATGTAGTAATTGATTTGGAACAGTTTAAAAATGTAGTATCTATGTGA
- a CDS encoding glycosyltransferase: protein MKKVFMMVHELDVNKGGMTSSMFNRSKEFYDADIPADIVTFDYKGNYDDIIKTLKKQGKMDRRTKMYNVFEYFKQISNNKHFKSNKLLYKHISERLKNTIEIEESKGISRFFDMTTGTYIAYIRKSKSEKVIDFFKDNKRIERFSFIGNKVHMKETFNVDNKVCYQVFYDEKGYPYISRNINANNGAVGKTYVLVNKKEFKNNLALCVYYLEKLIKDTKDSIMICDGPGSFPKMFNTKHKNAQKYGVIHVNHHENFDNTGAFKKSEKYIIENADKINGVIVLTEAQRLDILKQFDVENIFTISNFVKIHNAPKHFQTEKIVGHISRMVPTKRIDLLIEVAELVVKKDNGVKFYIYGEGSVKDKIAKMIVDKNLENNVFLKGYTTTPQKCLEDFKLVVSTSQYEGQGLSMIEAMISKRPVIAFDIKYGPSDFIGNNVNGYLIENHNINDMADKILKLVNDDALAAEFGTKARASIIEKYSTETILEKWLNLFNR, encoded by the coding sequence ATGAAAAAAGTATTTATGATGGTGCATGAGTTAGATGTCAACAAAGGCGGTATGACCTCTTCGATGTTCAATAGAAGTAAAGAGTTTTATGATGCGGACATTCCTGCTGATATAGTTACTTTCGATTATAAAGGCAACTATGATGACATTATAAAAACATTGAAAAAACAAGGGAAAATGGATCGAAGAACAAAAATGTATAATGTATTTGAATATTTTAAGCAAATATCGAATAACAAACATTTTAAGTCAAATAAATTGTTATATAAACATATTTCAGAAAGATTGAAAAATACGATTGAAATTGAAGAGAGTAAAGGCATTTCAAGATTTTTTGATATGACGACAGGAACATATATTGCCTACATAAGAAAAAGTAAATCTGAAAAAGTGATTGATTTCTTTAAAGATAATAAACGAATAGAACGATTTAGTTTTATAGGTAATAAAGTGCATATGAAGGAAACATTTAATGTAGATAATAAGGTTTGTTATCAAGTGTTTTACGATGAAAAGGGATACCCATATATTTCTAGAAATATTAACGCTAATAATGGCGCTGTAGGTAAAACTTATGTGTTAGTTAATAAAAAAGAATTTAAAAACAATCTAGCACTATGTGTTTACTATTTAGAAAAACTAATAAAAGACACTAAAGATAGTATTATGATTTGTGATGGACCAGGTAGTTTTCCAAAAATGTTTAATACAAAGCATAAAAACGCTCAGAAATATGGTGTTATTCATGTTAATCATCATGAAAACTTCGATAATACTGGTGCATTTAAAAAAAGTGAAAAATATATTATTGAAAATGCGGATAAAATTAATGGTGTAATTGTATTAACAGAGGCACAACGATTGGATATTCTTAAGCAATTTGATGTAGAAAATATTTTCACTATTAGCAATTTTGTTAAAATACATAATGCTCCAAAACATTTTCAGACCGAAAAAATCGTTGGTCATATTTCTAGAATGGTACCAACGAAACGAATTGATTTACTTATTGAAGTAGCTGAGTTAGTCGTAAAAAAAGATAATGGTGTTAAATTTTATATATATGGGGAAGGATCTGTCAAAGATAAAATAGCTAAAATGATTGTAGACAAAAATTTAGAAAACAATGTTTTCCTTAAAGGCTATACAACGACTCCGCAAAAATGCTTGGAAGATTTTAAATTAGTCGTTTCTACATCTCAATATGAAGGCCAAGGTTTAAGTATGATAGAAGCAATGATTTCTAAAAGGCCTGTTATTGCATTTGATATAAAATATGGTCCTAGTGATTTTATAGGAAACAATGTAAATGGATACTTGATTGAAAACCATAATATCAATGACATGGCCGATAAAATTTTAAAACTTGTCAATGACGATGCGTTAGCAGCAGAATTTGGAACGAAGGCTAGAGCGTCTATCATTGAAAAATATTCAACAGAAACTATATTAGAAAAGTGGTTAAACCTTTTCAATCGCTAA